Proteins from a single region of Starkeya sp. ORNL1:
- a CDS encoding transglycosylase domain-containing protein: MIGRWVRKIAKAALLLALIPLVLTIVYNIVPPVSTLMLARWATLRPVVRDWVSLDRVAPVLVRSVLASEDARFCQHMGVDLVELNNVIDESDGLDASRGASTITMQLAKNLFLWNGRSVIRKGLEFPLALYINFVMSKRRQMEVYLNIAEWGPNGEFGIEAASRRAFGKGAGELNARQAALLAVMLPNPHRRDAAKPGAGMSRLAARLQARIPAEGGELTSCLGTGR; this comes from the coding sequence ATGATCGGCAGATGGGTGAGGAAGATCGCGAAAGCGGCGTTGCTGCTCGCGCTCATCCCGCTGGTGCTGACCATCGTCTACAACATCGTGCCGCCGGTCTCGACGCTGATGCTGGCGCGTTGGGCGACACTGCGGCCGGTGGTGCGCGACTGGGTGTCGCTCGATCGCGTCGCGCCGGTGCTGGTGCGGAGCGTGCTCGCCTCGGAGGATGCGCGCTTCTGCCAGCATATGGGCGTCGACCTCGTCGAGCTGAACAATGTCATTGACGAGAGCGACGGGCTCGACGCGTCGCGCGGCGCTTCCACCATCACCATGCAACTCGCCAAGAACCTGTTCCTGTGGAACGGGCGCAGTGTGATCCGCAAAGGACTCGAATTCCCGCTGGCGCTCTACATCAATTTCGTCATGAGCAAGCGACGGCAGATGGAGGTCTATCTCAACATCGCCGAATGGGGCCCGAACGGCGAGTTCGGCATCGAGGCGGCGTCGCGCCGCGCCTTCGGCAAGGGGGCCGGCGAACTGAATGCCCGGCAGGCGGCGCTGCTCGCGGTGATGCTGCCGAATCCGCACCGACGCGATGCGGCCAAGCCGGGGGCCGGGATGTCGCGCCTCGCCGCGCGGCTGCAGGCGCGGATTCCGGCGGAGGGCGGCGAGCTCACCTCGTGCCTTGGCACCGGCCGATGA
- the rpmF gene encoding 50S ribosomal protein L32 → MAVPKKKTSPSRRGMRRSADALKQPTYVEDKDSGELRRPHHLDLKTGMYRGRQVLKVKAEA, encoded by the coding sequence ATGGCCGTTCCTAAGAAGAAGACCAGCCCGTCGCGCCGCGGCATGCGCCGTTCCGCCGACGCCCTGAAGCAGCCGACCTATGTCGAAGACAAGGATTCGGGGGAGCTGCGCCGTCCGCACCACCTCGACCTAAAGACCGGCATGTATCGCGGCCGGCAGGTGCTGAAGGTTAAGGCCGAGGCGTGA
- a CDS encoding bifunctional diguanylate cyclase/phosphodiesterase, with amino-acid sequence MPSASDSDASRAAALTPHVVARIVGESGGAAYQWTVVPDRLIWDAYAAEVLGVADIGSIASGADYALLVDPEGGRSRVEAVMADKNLDAGTGCRFETIYRLRSVDGVQEPVWLEDRGIWFAGPDHRPARVEGVVRRIGTQNLGQREFDRAARIDVQTGHINRQHLAQLLSERLADAARYRSQFGFLLIGVDHLGRLNDAYGFEVGDEVIDMVGQRLRARMRAHDEIGRFSGNKFAIVLRDCSPEDMATAAQRFISAVVDDALQTSGGAVAVSVTAGGVIAPRHARAVPEIFTHAQDALEHAKTFARGSYQPYQPSVEREAARRANLRLTDDIVTALAGSRVMLAFQPIAEAASRRIVLHECLVRVEGADGGLLSGAAVVPIAEKFGLMRLVDNRVLQLALDVLVANPEMRLSVNVSPSTVNDRAWLALLEERGRRGLAGRLVVELTETAAIHDVEVTRRFVHRLHEIGCTVAMDDFGAGYTSFRNLRRLGVDMLKLDGSFIRALMESEDDRFFVRTLLDLARHMGMQTVAEWVPDEATAEQLAQWGCDYLQGALIGLAAERPRPLHP; translated from the coding sequence TTGCCGAGTGCTTCTGATTCCGACGCTTCCCGCGCAGCCGCGCTGACACCCCACGTCGTCGCCCGCATTGTCGGCGAGAGCGGCGGCGCCGCCTATCAATGGACGGTGGTGCCGGACCGGCTCATCTGGGATGCCTATGCGGCCGAGGTGCTCGGCGTCGCCGACATTGGCAGTATTGCGAGCGGCGCCGACTATGCCTTGCTGGTCGATCCAGAGGGTGGGCGCAGCCGCGTCGAGGCCGTGATGGCCGACAAGAATCTGGATGCCGGCACCGGCTGCCGCTTCGAGACCATCTACCGCCTGCGATCGGTCGACGGCGTGCAGGAGCCGGTCTGGCTGGAGGACCGCGGCATTTGGTTCGCCGGGCCGGACCACAGGCCGGCGCGGGTCGAGGGCGTGGTGCGCCGCATCGGCACGCAGAATCTCGGCCAGCGCGAGTTCGACCGTGCGGCGCGGATCGACGTGCAGACCGGCCACATCAACCGCCAGCATCTGGCGCAGCTGCTCAGCGAGCGGCTGGCGGATGCGGCCCGCTATCGCAGCCAGTTCGGTTTCCTGCTGATCGGCGTCGACCATCTCGGCCGGCTCAACGATGCCTATGGCTTCGAGGTCGGCGACGAGGTCATCGACATGGTCGGCCAGCGCCTCAGGGCGCGGATGCGCGCCCATGACGAGATCGGCCGCTTCTCCGGCAACAAGTTCGCCATCGTACTCCGGGACTGCTCGCCGGAAGACATGGCGACCGCAGCGCAGCGCTTCATCTCGGCGGTGGTCGACGATGCGCTGCAGACCAGCGGCGGGGCGGTGGCGGTCTCGGTGACGGCGGGCGGGGTGATCGCGCCGCGCCATGCCCGCGCGGTGCCGGAGATCTTCACCCACGCGCAGGATGCGCTGGAGCACGCCAAGACCTTCGCGCGCGGCAGCTACCAGCCCTATCAGCCGAGCGTCGAGCGCGAAGCAGCGCGGCGCGCCAATCTGCGACTGACCGACGACATCGTCACCGCGCTCGCCGGCAGCCGGGTGATGCTGGCCTTCCAGCCCATAGCCGAGGCGGCCTCGCGCCGCATCGTGCTGCATGAATGCCTGGTCCGCGTCGAGGGCGCTGATGGCGGCCTGCTCAGCGGCGCTGCCGTGGTGCCCATCGCCGAAAAGTTCGGGCTGATGCGGCTTGTCGACAATCGCGTGCTGCAACTGGCGCTCGACGTGCTGGTGGCCAATCCGGAGATGCGGCTCTCGGTCAATGTCTCGCCAAGCACGGTCAATGACCGGGCCTGGCTGGCGTTGCTGGAGGAACGCGGCCGGCGCGGCCTGGCTGGCCGTCTCGTCGTCGAGTTGACCGAGACCGCCGCGATCCATGATGTCGAGGTGACCCGCCGCTTCGTCCACCGGCTGCACGAGATCGGGTGCACGGTGGCGATGGACGATTTCGGCGCCGGCTACACCTCGTTCCGCAATCTGCGCCGGCTTGGCGTCGACATGCTGAAGCTCGACGGCAGCTTCATCCGCGCCTTGATGGAATCCGAGGATGACCGCTTCTTCGTGCGCACGCTGCTCGATCTGGCGCGGCACATGGGGATGCAGACGGTGGCCGAATGGGTGCCGGACGAGGCTACCGCGGAGCAGCTTGCCCAATGGGGCTGCGACTATCTCCAGGGCGCACTGATAGGCCTTGCGGCCGAGCGGCCCCGTCCGCTGCATCCCTGA
- the phaR gene encoding polyhydroxyalkanoate synthesis repressor PhaR: MAKSTEPVTIKKYANRRLYNTGTSTYVTLEDLALMVKNGEDFVVYDAKTGEDITHSVLTQIIFEQEGKGQNLLPINFLRQIIRFYGDSMQMLVPRYLDISIENFTREQEKFRDQVAKTFGGVPSFAAFGAMEEQVRRNMEIFDRTMKMFMPNGRAEDSAIPAEKSDDLDELKRQVAEMQKRLDRIGEKGENKG; encoded by the coding sequence ATGGCAAAATCGACCGAGCCCGTCACCATCAAGAAGTATGCGAATCGCCGCCTCTACAATACCGGCACGAGCACCTACGTGACGCTCGAAGACCTCGCCCTGATGGTGAAGAACGGTGAGGATTTCGTCGTCTACGATGCGAAGACCGGGGAAGATATTACGCACTCGGTTCTCACCCAGATCATCTTCGAGCAGGAAGGTAAGGGGCAGAACCTGCTGCCGATCAACTTCCTCCGGCAGATCATCCGCTTCTATGGCGACAGCATGCAAATGCTGGTGCCGCGTTATCTGGACATTTCCATCGAGAACTTCACGCGCGAGCAAGAGAAGTTTCGCGATCAGGTGGCGAAGACCTTCGGCGGCGTTCCGAGCTTTGCAGCCTTCGGCGCAATGGAAGAGCAAGTGCGTCGCAACATGGAGATCTTCGACCGCACCATGAAGATGTTCATGCCCAATGGCCGCGCCGAAGACAGTGCGATTCCGGCGGAAAAGTCCGACGATCTCGACGAACTCAAGCGTCAGGTCGCCGAGATGCAGAAGCGGCTCGACCGCATTGGCGAGAAGGGCGAGAACAAGGGCTGA
- a CDS encoding acetyl-CoA C-acetyltransferase yields the protein MKDDIVIVGAARTPVGAFNGALSSLPAHELGRVAINAALERAGVEPAAVTETILGQILTAGAGQNPARQASIAAGIPIESPAWGVNMLCGSGLRAVALGYQALMNGDSDIVVAGGQESMSQAPHCAHLRNGTKMGGLEMVDTMIKDGLWDAFNGYHMGNTAENIARQWQITRDEQDEFAVRSQNKAEAAQKSGRFKDEIVPVTIASRKGDIIVADDEYPRHGATIDAMGKLRPAFAKDGTVTAGNASGINDGAAAVVLMTASKAAAAGKTPLARIVSWAQAGVDPAIMGTGPIPASRRALEKAGWSAADLDLIEANEAFAAQACAVNRELGWDPARVNVNGGAIAIGHPIGASGARVLTTLLYEMQKRDAKKALATLCIGGGMGIAMCVERN from the coding sequence ATGAAAGACGACATCGTCATCGTCGGCGCGGCGCGCACGCCCGTCGGCGCCTTCAACGGCGCGCTCTCGTCGCTTCCCGCCCATGAGCTCGGCAGGGTTGCAATCAACGCCGCGCTCGAGCGCGCCGGCGTCGAGCCTGCCGCGGTGACCGAGACCATACTGGGCCAGATCCTCACTGCCGGCGCCGGACAGAACCCCGCGCGCCAGGCCTCGATCGCCGCGGGCATCCCGATCGAGAGCCCGGCCTGGGGCGTCAACATGCTGTGCGGCTCCGGCCTGCGCGCAGTGGCGCTCGGCTATCAAGCGCTGATGAACGGCGACAGCGACATCGTGGTCGCCGGCGGCCAGGAATCCATGAGCCAGGCGCCGCACTGCGCGCATCTGCGCAACGGCACCAAGATGGGCGGCCTTGAGATGGTCGACACCATGATCAAGGACGGCCTGTGGGATGCCTTCAATGGCTACCACATGGGCAACACCGCCGAGAATATCGCCCGGCAGTGGCAGATCACCCGCGATGAGCAGGACGAGTTCGCGGTTCGCTCGCAGAACAAGGCCGAGGCGGCGCAGAAGTCCGGGCGCTTCAAGGACGAGATCGTGCCGGTCACCATCGCCTCGCGCAAGGGCGACATCATCGTCGCCGACGACGAGTATCCGCGCCACGGCGCCACGATCGACGCCATGGGCAAGCTGCGCCCGGCCTTCGCCAAGGACGGGACGGTGACCGCCGGCAACGCCTCCGGCATCAATGACGGCGCCGCCGCCGTCGTGCTGATGACCGCATCCAAGGCCGCCGCCGCTGGCAAGACGCCGCTCGCCCGCATCGTTTCCTGGGCGCAGGCCGGCGTCGATCCGGCGATCATGGGCACCGGGCCGATCCCGGCTTCGCGCCGCGCGCTGGAGAAGGCCGGCTGGAGCGCCGCCGACCTCGATCTTATCGAGGCCAATGAGGCGTTCGCGGCGCAGGCCTGCGCGGTGAACCGCGAACTCGGCTGGGATCCGGCGAGGGTGAACGTCAATGGCGGTGCCATCGCCATCGGCCATCCGATCGGGGCCTCCGGCGCGCGCGTGCTGACGACGCTGCTCTACGAGATGCAGAAGCGCGACGCCAAGAAGGCGCTGGCGACGCTGTGCATCGGCGGCGGCATGGGCATCGCCATGTGCGTCGAGCGCAACTGA
- the phbB gene encoding acetoacetyl-CoA reductase, which produces MGRVALVTGGTRGIGAAVATALKAAGYSVAVNYAGNEEAAAQFTAATGIAAFKWDVSDFAACKAGVAEVEAKLGPVEVLVNNAGITRDGMLHKMTPEQWGAVINTNLNSMFNMCRQVIEGMRERSFGRIVTVSSINGQKGQVGQTNYCAAKAGEIGFTKALAQENAKKGITVNAICPGYIATEMVKAMPQEVLDKNVLPLIPAGRLGEPDEVARCVVFLASDEASFITGSTLTANGGQYMV; this is translated from the coding sequence ATGGGTCGAGTTGCGTTGGTGACCGGCGGCACCCGCGGGATCGGGGCCGCCGTTGCGACTGCGCTGAAAGCAGCGGGCTATTCGGTCGCCGTCAATTATGCCGGCAATGAAGAGGCGGCGGCGCAGTTCACCGCCGCCACCGGCATTGCCGCCTTCAAATGGGACGTCTCGGATTTCGCGGCCTGCAAGGCCGGCGTCGCCGAGGTCGAGGCCAAGCTCGGTCCGGTCGAGGTGCTGGTCAATAATGCCGGCATCACCCGCGACGGCATGCTGCACAAGATGACGCCGGAACAATGGGGCGCCGTCATCAACACCAATCTGAACTCGATGTTCAACATGTGCCGCCAGGTGATCGAGGGCATGCGCGAGCGCAGCTTCGGGCGCATCGTCACCGTCTCCTCGATCAACGGTCAGAAGGGCCAAGTGGGGCAGACCAATTACTGCGCCGCCAAGGCCGGCGAGATCGGCTTCACCAAGGCGCTGGCGCAGGAGAATGCCAAGAAGGGCATCACGGTGAACGCCATTTGCCCCGGCTACATCGCCACCGAGATGGTGAAGGCGATGCCGCAGGAAGTGCTCGACAAGAACGTGCTGCCGCTCATTCCGGCGGGGCGGCTGGGCGAGCCGGACGAGGTGGCGCGCTGCGTGGTGTTCCTCGCCTCGGACGAGGCGAGCTTCATCACCGGCTCGACCCTCACCGCCAATGGCGGGCAATACATGGTGTGA
- a CDS encoding EamA family transporter: MTRTSATLIGFTAILLWSTLALATSATGAVPPFLLTTLTFAIGGTVGLIAALVRGVGLEVLRQPWPVWLHGVGGLFGYHFFYFSALKLAPPAEAGLIAYLWPLLIVLLSSLLPGESLRAPHIIGAVMGLAGTVVLLAGKAGGLGFAPEYLPGYAAAAVCAVVWATYSVLSRRFHNVPTEVVAGFCLITAALSVLCHLAFEPAVWPVGATQWIAVAALGIGPVGLAFYAWDIGMKRGDIRLLGVASYAAPVLSTLLLVVAGYAAASWTLAVACALIVGGALVATLLARNSRKS; the protein is encoded by the coding sequence ATGACCCGCACTTCCGCCACCCTTATCGGCTTCACCGCGATCCTGCTCTGGTCGACGCTGGCGCTTGCCACCTCGGCCACCGGCGCGGTGCCGCCTTTCCTGCTCACCACGCTCACCTTCGCCATTGGCGGCACGGTCGGCCTCATCGCGGCGCTGGTGCGCGGGGTGGGGCTCGAGGTGCTGCGCCAGCCTTGGCCGGTGTGGCTGCACGGCGTTGGCGGCCTGTTCGGCTACCATTTCTTCTATTTTTCGGCGCTGAAGCTGGCGCCACCGGCCGAGGCCGGGCTGATCGCCTATCTCTGGCCGTTGCTGATCGTGCTGCTCTCCTCGCTGCTGCCGGGCGAGAGCCTGCGCGCGCCGCATATCATCGGCGCCGTGATGGGGCTTGCCGGCACCGTGGTGTTGCTGGCCGGCAAGGCCGGCGGGCTCGGCTTCGCGCCTGAATATCTGCCGGGCTATGCCGCCGCTGCGGTGTGCGCCGTGGTGTGGGCGACGTATTCCGTGCTCTCGCGGCGCTTCCACAATGTGCCGACCGAGGTGGTCGCCGGCTTCTGCCTGATAACCGCGGCGCTTTCGGTGCTGTGCCATCTCGCCTTCGAGCCGGCGGTCTGGCCGGTGGGCGCGACGCAATGGATCGCCGTTGCCGCGCTCGGCATCGGCCCGGTCGGTCTGGCCTTCTATGCCTGGGATATCGGCATGAAGCGTGGCGACATTCGCCTGCTCGGCGTCGCTTCCTATGCTGCGCCGGTGCTGTCGACGTTGCTGCTGGTCGTAGCCGGCTATGCGGCCGCGAGCTGGACGCTGGCGGTGGCCTGCGCGCTCATCGTCGGCGGCGCCCTGGTGGCGACGCTGCTCGCCAGGAACAGCCGGAAAAGCTAG
- a CDS encoding cupin domain-containing protein, which yields MTGLPDAAQVIARLGLVPHPEGGHFRETFRDPARIEDGRSASTAIYFLLAAGERSHWHRVTNAVEVWHWHAGAPLALMLAKSDAGPVERLVLGPDVLDGEEPQRVVPRGWWQAAESLGAWTLVGCTVAPGFEYAGFELAAPGWSPG from the coding sequence ATGACCGGCTTGCCGGACGCCGCGCAGGTCATCGCCCGCCTCGGCCTCGTGCCGCATCCGGAAGGCGGGCATTTCCGCGAGACCTTTCGCGATCCCGCGCGCATCGAGGATGGCCGCTCGGCCTCGACCGCCATCTATTTCCTGCTCGCCGCCGGCGAGCGCTCGCACTGGCACCGCGTCACCAACGCCGTCGAGGTCTGGCACTGGCATGCCGGCGCGCCGCTCGCCCTGATGCTGGCGAAGTCGGATGCCGGCCCGGTGGAGCGCCTCGTCCTAGGCCCGGATGTGCTCGATGGCGAAGAGCCGCAGCGTGTCGTGCCGCGCGGCTGGTGGCAGGCGGCGGAAAGCCTTGGCGCCTGGACGCTGGTCGGCTGCACCGTGGCGCCGGGCTTCGAGTATGCCGGCTTCGAACTGGCAGCGCCGGGCTGGTCTCCAGGCTAG
- the gloB gene encoding hydroxyacylglutathione hydrolase — protein sequence MPLEIRLIPCLADNYAVLLRDSATETTVVVDAPEVAPILAALDQEGWNLTHILVTHHHTDHIAGVQALKERFGATVIGPKAERDTIPGLDFAVVDGDPVAIGGLVGRVLETPGHTKGHIVFLFEDERLLFSGDTLFVMGCGRPFECDPPVLWESLLRLRALPDDIAVYCGHEYTLSNARFAASVDPDNAELLERLRDVEAKRAIGKPTLPTTIGLEKATNPFLRADDAELAERIGLPGAEPGVVFTELRSLKNSFRG from the coding sequence ATGCCGCTCGAGATTCGCCTGATCCCCTGTCTCGCCGACAATTATGCGGTGTTGCTGCGTGACTCCGCGACCGAGACGACCGTTGTCGTCGATGCGCCGGAAGTCGCGCCTATCCTCGCCGCGCTCGATCAGGAAGGGTGGAACCTCACCCACATCCTGGTCACTCATCACCACACCGATCACATTGCCGGCGTCCAGGCGCTGAAGGAGCGTTTCGGTGCCACCGTGATCGGACCGAAGGCCGAGCGCGACACCATCCCCGGGCTCGACTTCGCCGTGGTGGACGGTGATCCGGTCGCGATCGGCGGCCTCGTTGGCCGCGTGCTCGAGACCCCCGGTCACACCAAGGGGCACATCGTGTTCCTGTTCGAGGACGAGCGGCTGCTGTTCTCCGGCGATACGCTGTTCGTCATGGGCTGCGGGCGCCCGTTCGAGTGCGATCCGCCGGTGCTGTGGGAATCGCTGCTGCGCCTGCGGGCTTTGCCGGACGACATCGCCGTCTATTGCGGCCATGAATACACCCTCTCCAATGCCCGCTTCGCCGCCAGCGTCGATCCGGACAATGCCGAGTTGCTGGAACGCCTGCGCGATGTCGAAGCCAAGCGCGCCATCGGCAAGCCGACGCTGCCGACCACCATCGGCCTGGAGAAGGCGACCAATCCCTTCCTGCGGGCCGACGATGCCGAACTCGCCGAGCGTATCGGCCTTCCGGGTGCCGAGCCCGGCGTGGTCTTCACCGAGTTGCGCTCGCTGAAGAACAGTTTCCGGGGCTGA
- a CDS encoding invasion associated locus B family protein encodes MARRIVCAALAGLAFAALGVGAAAAQGAPKLVAQFGDWGVYMDQSGQGKICYALSQPKTRVPEALKRDPAYFFISTRTAENVKNEVSVIVGFPMKEGSDSTLAIGPANFTLYTRETGAWVRNVAEEARLVDTLRKGKDVVVKSTSRRGNVTTDTYSLNGVSAAIDRAAQECR; translated from the coding sequence ATGGCCCGTCGGATCGTGTGCGCGGCACTCGCCGGCTTGGCATTCGCAGCTCTCGGCGTCGGTGCCGCAGCAGCCCAGGGTGCGCCAAAGCTGGTCGCGCAATTCGGCGACTGGGGTGTCTATATGGACCAGAGCGGTCAGGGCAAGATCTGCTACGCCCTCTCCCAGCCCAAGACACGGGTGCCCGAGGCGCTGAAACGCGACCCGGCCTATTTCTTCATCAGCACCCGCACCGCGGAGAATGTGAAGAATGAGGTCAGCGTCATTGTCGGCTTCCCGATGAAGGAGGGTTCCGATTCCACCCTCGCCATCGGTCCGGCCAACTTCACCCTCTATACGCGCGAGACCGGCGCCTGGGTGCGCAACGTCGCCGAGGAGGCACGCCTCGTCGACACCTTGCGCAAGGGCAAGGACGTGGTGGTGAAATCCACCTCGCGGCGCGGCAATGTGACCACCGACACCTATTCGCTCAACGGCGTATCGGCGGCAATCGACCGCGCAGCGCAGGAGTGCCGTTGA